The Cryptococcus gattii WM276 chromosome K, complete sequence genome contains the following window.
ATGAAACATGCACCACATCATGTCTCGGCGAAACTGACCCGTCGATGGGCTGGGAAGCGGTCTCTATACCATTTCGAGCGGAATTCGCACCAGGACTACATCCCAGACTCCAGCCATTTTCCCAAACAACTACAGCATCTTTGCTGCTAAAGCACGCCTCTTAGTGTGTCTGGTCCATGCTTACCTCCCTCACGCCTGGCACGTGATTGCCGACGAATCCAAGCACTTCCAGTGCTGCAGCATATGATTTCGCTCTGATCTCAGCAATCTTCGACATACTATCCGCGTACTCAAGAAAGGAGCGCCGGACTTCTTTGGGAGCAGGGCTCACACATACTGCACGTTCATGATCATAAGAACCGACACTAGTCAATTCTTCGGGATCGCGCCCCAACAAATATATCAGGGTCAATATCAGGCTCAGTTTTGGGATGGGATCGGGACGCCCAACGTCCGTCCCACCAGAATTCCCGCATGCATCTTCTTTGTTCGTCATTTTGCCAGTCTTCTACTAAGACTTCCTCTACCAATTTCCGATCCAATGCAACGTCGTCAGCCCACACAGTCTTTCTCTTCGAAGCATCGCCGCGTTTCGGGCAGGCATCCCAGACTCAGACCGGGCCACCTGCGATCCTTGGATCTCCAACTATCTCCAACGACTCCAAATGCTCAAAAAAGAATCCTGTGGTATTAGACGGCGATAGAACTGCACCAGCGGAAGATAACTGGTGGACCGATCGAAAGAATGACTGGGAAAGGATGCGGAGGGAAAGACCAACAGTTGAGTTTTGCTTATTTCAAAAATTCGATGTCCACCGGGATCAGCTACATGTTTGGCGCCGTGGAGGGATATAATTTCAAGAAATGAGCACAGGAATTTCCAAAGGTATCTGTACCAAAAAAAATGGCCCACCAGGCGCTCTGTTAAAAGTACTGAAAACAAGGTGTGTTGCTTCGACCACAGCGATCATCTTATAGCCATACTTCTCCTTGTAATTGTGCATCATATGTGCCATTCCGCGTTCAATTAATGGCACTTGCGTGGTGTAATACGGTGTCAGTTCCATCGATGAAGCCGACACATGATCGTATCCCATACTGAGCATACAGCCCACGGGCAACGACAGCGCGTTCTTCGCCAGAGGGCCAAGAAACGTACTGCCTCAAAGAGGATAAGATGAATATTAGTAATCGGTCGGAGTAGTTCGTTATACTTTAATCTGTCATCCAGGGAGCAAGCGTATTAGTCCTGGATGTTAGGATATGGTAGGTAAGGGACTAGAGATGCGATCATCGTTTTCATGCAAAGCTTGCTGTTTTCTGCTGAAGTACGGCATTGATGCTAAGTTGCGACAAATCCACTTGCTTGTTGCTTGGTTAGCTGCTGGCCTTCTGTTACTCTTTAAGGTGACTTGTCATTACTGAGAAGAGACTCATCactcatcatcatcatgtTCCAAATCCCAGCATGTCGTTAGAAGTCATACACTGCTCTGACCGGCGAACGTAAGCGGAATCATACATGTTGGGACGCTGTCACGTGACGTTATCCATGGGGTCGGTCAATTGTTCCAGATTCGTCGGGATTTGTCCCGTAAGAAATGACTACCCTCACTGTCATCCGTTGACGGCGTGCTCGGCGCTATCCGAGGTGACTATCGAAATGTTTTAAACATGGCAAGAGAGAGGAACAGTGAAAAATGTTATGGCACCGGCTATGAAGACGAGCCGATGAGCAGATTCGCGGTATCACTTCTTGGATGCTGTATGTGGCTTCGAGAATACTTGTACGCCCGCACTGCATGGGCCGCATGGTTCGCCTCGGTGTATACATGTTGCGAGGATCTGAGCGGATGAACAAATATCCGCTAGTCCCCACAAATCGGCGGTCAACAAAGCTTGTGGAGCGTACGTACGGGATAGCTGTAAATCTAAAAAGacgaaaaggaaaaaaTAAATAGTTAAATTTATAAATAAAATGTCGATATAATTCAATAATAGATCTCTGCCGTAATCTCTTAAATAAAAACATAAGTAGTAGGTAAATTTGAAATGAATATATAATGTAAAAATAGATATCTTGAGTTCGACTCGGTATATAGATGTTACGATGATTACCATCGTACTCCGGGCGGTTCGTCGTCTGTTCAAGCCGTGGCCGGCGGGCCGGCGGTTGACACTTATCTCAACCCCTAAGTTGGCGTTATCATCTGTCTCAGTGACGTCGGCAATGGCATGCCCCACATGAGCCCCGCAGTGCTTTGCCCATCAAGCGGTTAATGGTCTGTGATTAGCCAGTATGGCTGTTTACGAGCGTTATGTGAGCCCCGCGTTTTTTTCCTCGCCTCTATATATTCCCTTGTCCCCCACGCTGGGCCCCTCGTTTATCCACAAGTCAACTTTATAGATCTGTTGTCCCACGCCTATTCTTAGACGGGAATCATCAGTCAATATGAGTCTGTCGAATTCTAACTTCGCCCAACAAATCAAGGCCGAGACCTGCAATGAGAAGGAGGTCTACAATGAGACGATTCATGTCGAACGAGCGGACGACGAAGTGAAGGCGGACATGACCCAGTTTAAGGCGGATGCGGTGGAGGCGGAGAGTGCTGAATACTCTATGACGGTTTTGGAGGCCGTCAAGGCGTACCCTATGGCTTGCTTCTGGGCATTTGTCATGTCTTTCACCATTGTAAGGTGTCCTTTTTGCCCCAAGACACGATCAGCTGATTCGTGCAGATTATGGAATCCTATGATGTATTTCTCATTGGAAACTTCGTGGCTCTGCCCGCCTTCAGAGACCGATTCGGTATACCTGACGAGACTGGCGGTTACGTGATTGCGACCAAATGGCAGTCGGCACTTCAGATGTCTGGGCAGCTTGGTGCGCTCATTGGCGTTTTCCTTGCAGGTCCCCTCACTAGCCGTATTGGATATCGTTGGGCGACTTTGGTTGGCCTCATGCTCATGAACGCGACCATATTTGTCTCATTCTTTGCCAACTCTCTtccactcttcttcaccgGCCAGCTCCTTGAGGGCATACCCTGGGGCATTTTCATTGCCAACGCGCCGGCATATTGCAGCGAGATTGTCCCAATGCGCTTGCGTGCCCCTGCCACGCAGGTCCTGCAAATGTTCTGGGCAATCGGCAGTATCATCGTCGGCGCCGTCACCTACAAATATAACACCAGAACAGACCCCTCTGCCTACAAGTACGTATCTTCATCTATGATTCAAGTCAGTCATCAGCTGATGGAAGCAGAATACCACTCGCGCTTCAATGGATGTTCCCCACTCCACTTGCTATTCTCATGTTTCTTGCACCCGAATCACCATGGTGGCTTGTCCGAAAGGGACGTCTCGACCAAGCGGCACGCTCTGTAGAGCGCCTAGGGCGCAAATCGAGGCTTAATGCGAGCGAGACTGTGGCTATGATAAAACGTGTTGTCGACCTGGAGATGTCCACCTCTGCGCCCAGCTACGTAGAATTGTTCAGAAAGACAGACCTCCGACGTACCCTCATTGTGTGCGGCATCTACGCGGCACAGAATCTTTCTGGAAACCTCATCGCTAACCAGGCCGTTTATTTCTTTGAGCGTACGTTATGGCTCTACTGGGGAACAACATGCGCTGACTCAAAAGTAGAGGCCGGTATGACGGTCGACACCGCATTTGCCTTGGGCCTTATCACTTCGGCCTTGCAGATGATCTTCGTCATGGGTTCATGGTTCCTTACAACGTATTTCGGCCGACGTACCCTCTATCTTTGGGGCACAGGCGTCAACACCGCCCTGCTTATTGCCTTGGGAGTCGCCGCCTCGGTCGGCACTTCAATTTCGGCTTCATACGCCCAGGCGAGCTTAGGCCTCGTGATCTCTGTCTTGTTCACCTTCGCTGCAGCGCCTGTCTCATGGGTCGTTATTGGGGAAACGTCAGCTATCCGGCTTCGACCCCTCACTACAGGAATCGGGCGAGCTACATATTACATCATTGAGATTCCTTGCATTTTCCGTGAGTTTTCCACACTGATCACCTGTGCCAGCAGCTGATGCAAACCAGTCGCTTCGTACATGCTTAACCCCACTGGCGGAAACCGTAAGTGATATTGCCTTCAACCGTTCCTAAACAGTACTGACAAGTTCGCACAGTTGGCGGCAAGTGTGGCTATGTGTGGGGTGGGACCGGCTTATTCTGCTTCGTCGTTGCGTACTTCTGCCTGCCTGAGATGAAGGGTCGATCCTACCGCGAGATCGACATTTTGTTCAAGCGTCGCATCCCGGCTCGTAAGTTTGCGACAACTGAAATTGGGGTAGAAGACGATGAGTAGAAAAGGCCCGGATATGAGGTTGCATTTGGTTTGTTCCTACTTTATTAGGCTAATGTATACTAAGTGGTATGAAGTTGCGTTTGGTTTAAGTTTATTTTATTAGGTAAATGTATACATACTGTACAAAATGGGTTAATGAAGCGGTGCCACACTGTCCTCGTAGAGGTCGGAAAACACTTGGTACTACTTCTGTTCATGTCCTCAGGGCGTGGGTCCCAGTCGTGGTCGGAGCCCTAAGATTTGGACGCTGTTGCGGGCACGACAAGAGGTAGAGAAGACTAAGCTGGTTTGGAACCTGTGCATTTAATCTACCCGAAGGACTACTCCTTATATACTTTTCTCAGCTCGAAAAGCTGACTAATCTTTCTCATACTtttccttcatcctctttcGGACCTCCCTCGTCCCTAATGCCTCTCCTCACTGTCCTCCTGctctccctctctccttcttcctcttctcgGCTCCCGAAACTACTTCCCCGTCTTCCTTATTATTCTCCTActtttcatcctcctcattGTTCTCCTCATTTCCTTACATCACCCCCCGCCCTGTGGGTGCCTCCTCGTCCCGAGGCGTCACTATATATATACTGTGTGTACTTCACGGTGAAATGCGCATCGTCAGTGACCGGCTGCATGAGGCTGCATTTCGTTGATATTAATGTGCACAGTGACAAGATCTTTCTTTCCAGACCTGACCGAGGAAGAAGTAAAGGGACTGAAATATACCCTATGGTGATCCCACTGTCGTCCGACTTTGGCTCCTGCCATATCGCCGTTTGAGGGTATTTGGAACACGAAGTCAAAACAGACCCCCCTATTGTGCATAAACTCAAGTCTTTGGGCGGTGTTAACACATCATATTTGAAGAAACATGTCACATTCAAGGCCAGGTACGAACGGTACGGACAAATTCTGAAAGATttggaaaaaaaaaaaaaattcCTTCAAAGCTCGGTGGTTATCGAACTGAAGTCACCGTCTATGCCCAGACATTGTCTGAAGCAAGAAGAATCATCGAGTCCACAGAGTTCCTCGATATCAACTCTAGGATTTACCCTATCAAACAGCAGCTGCAACCCTTCAAGCTTGATATCAAAGCCATCACTAACGAGCAGAACATCCAAAATGTGAAGGCAATGAGGGCAGTGGCCAAGCCTCTTCCTATCTGAAAGGGAGATATTGGATGCCACAAATGGTGCGGCCTCGTCGTAAACATCCCAAAGATCCATTCATCTGTACTAGTTGATATCAGAAACGCTGACTACCGTCCCAAACGCATCCGCCAGTTCACTCAGAACTATGTCCACCAATACTGATGCCTCGGCCCCTGGGATGTCACGATCTCCAATAGCTTCGCGAGGGAGGATTACATCGTATCCTTTCTCAGCAGCTTGTCGGGCTGTAGTGCTCACGCATACGTGAGCCATGTACCCAACTAAGACCAGCTTCTTTCGCCCCGTCTTTTCGATCAAGTTGTTGAGGTTCGTGTCGGTAAAAGACCCAGGATGATGTTTGACCACAACCGATTCATCAGAGACCGGCCTGAGCTCTTCGAGTTCATCCGCGAGAGGGGTGCCAGGAGTAAAGAGAGGAGCCCCGGCAGGAACCTCGTGCACAACATGGATAACCGGAGCGGAGGTTTTGCGATAACGGTCAAGGAGTGTCTTGATGTTTTTACGTGTGGAGTCGATCTCGGCAGTCTTCAAAAGACCATCTGCGTACCTACGAAATGAGCGCCGGACTTCGTTAGGAGCAGGACTCACTCATTCTGCGCGTCAATGATCACAAGCACACTGTCAACCGTCGACGCGGCGCTTGGCGCTATGCCGATGTGCTGTCGAAATGTTTTGGGCATGGCAAGAGTGGAACAGTGGTTATGAAGGGATGGTACGCAAAATCTGAGTGATTCAGGAATCGCTCCGAAAAGTGTACATAAGAAGACCGATATACGATAGTTATATATGAAGCCCAGCCATCTTAACCGTCTCCCGGCTGACCAAGCAGGTTCGGCTACCACGTTGGTTGCTTACAAACCGGAATTAAATAAGATAATGATCTTTTGTAAATATGATAACCTTCATCAATAATGGATTACTAATAAGGGAATGTTGGCTCCATAAGTATGACGACACATAATAGCTCTCGCTTGACCGCCGGCAATTCCCCGAGATCGCCGGAAAAAATCAACCAGGATTATTCAGGCAGGCAACAAGAAGTATGCTCCTGTTGCAGGTTTGACACAAGCCACCCGATAGGGAGGGTTCTCCGAACGTCCGAAGAGGCCAAGGGGCATGTGCCGAGTCTACTCCGattattaattattattgCGCTGTATCATCTGAGCCTAACAGCAGATTATGTAATATTGAGATATCGATGTTTTTGCGCGTACGTATGTGATGTTTCGGGTGGTTGTCTAGTAGTTACCGCAACCATGCATCTAAAGGCCATGCCACATTACTCGATTaggttttttttttttttttttttcatttcGAACCAGTCTGAAGATTAGATTAGATTCTATGATGTTAGATGGGACCCGCTCTGAAGGAGGGGCGGTTGAGCCCATTTCGCGGCATACTTCTTAGATGCTACGTAATACGTATGTGCGATGATACACCCCCCCGGATTGCACCTGGGGCCTGTTCAAATTCCGTCGGTCATTACCGATGGTAGTCAATTCCCAAGGGTATTTATATAGCCCAGCACGCTGCATTTGGGCTTTGTTGGTTGCATGAATACCTGCTCGTCTTCATGCTCGTCCTGTCGGCTCACTCAATCGCAGATGTTATGAACGAGCTGGCGAAAGAAGATGCACCACGATTTACAACTATATCCTATGTCGATTGTATTCGGATTTCCTTGCAAAACGGGGCACTTTTGCCATTCAACAGATGCCGCCGGAATCCGCCATGGACTTTATTAGCAACAACCGTTCTTATCAAAGACGCCACCGCGCAAATGCCTCGGGGCGCATCATTCGTCATTAAATATTTTTTTCTTCCATGTTTGAGCGTTTCACAAACCACTCCCGAAACCTCAATGCCCTTATCCAATGTCTACTCTGATCAGACCTCTAGCATTGCAATCGCGTACGACGGTGTACCGCGGGCTACCTCGATGCTTGACTCTCAAGAGACCGCAAGTAATGACACCGCAACCGTCCTTTCGgctcatctcctcttcagcAACACCCCCCTTGCAACCTCAATCGCCGGCTTCATCTTGGAGAGACATCAGTTTCTGGCGGTGCCGCCACACCTGGCGTAGAGCGGGGGTGAACACCTTGCGTTGCTTGATCGGATGCAGTATCGGTGATCTATCTTTGATGTGGTACCTCATGTCATTCCACCCTCAAATGGACATGGCTATTTCCATGGCACTCTCAAGTAGGTTGTATTATAGTCTTCGCTCTAGATACTGCCGTCGTAAAATTCAGAGGCTGATACCGATATAGTGACTGCCGGCATCAGTACTTCCATAATGCTCGAAACAGCCTTATTACATCTCGGCAAAGACAGGATGCCATTGACAGCGGCAGCGCGAACGGCGTGTGGGATGAGCCTTGTCTCAATGTTGTCGATGGAGCTTACAGAGAACTTGGTCACTTTAGGCCTTTCGGACAACAACATGACCCTGGCAAGCAAAGAGTTTTGGTTGGTGACGTGTGTCTCGATGATGGCGGGCTACCTTGTCCCTTTGCCTTACAACTACATTCGTTTAAAGCTGTGGGGTAAAGCGTGCCATTAAGCGCCAATGGAAATGTATGCAGAATGATGAGAAAACAGGGCCGACAAACTTGCTTTCAGGCTGGTCAGTAACAAGAAGAGAAATATTCAAATTCTCGCCAGATATAATAATAGATACATGCCGACGCCTGTTAATCAAGAGCTTCAGCGAAGGGACCGGATCTCCGACCACCTCCTTGTCCTTAATCTCTTTGCCAGCCTTGAAGATGACCGCGATGATTTTGTCAAGCGAGGGAAGATTCGTTTCCCTTATTGGAACTTTTCGGCTGGGAAGTGAAACTCAGAAGAGTTAGCTACGGAAATTTGAGCAGCCGTATTGGAACGCAACTGAAGACAAGAGGTCCTGAAGTGAAGCCAACAACTTTAGAGGCAGAACCTGTAGCGGCGTCATTATTGTCCTCAAAGAGACCGGAAAACACCTTGAGCTATAGTTTCGTGTCCTCAGTCGTTTGCCTACAGTTGTATTGGAGCACTAGATTCGGAAGTCGGAATAGCTGAGCTAGAGAGTTTGGGAAGACTGAACTGCTTTGAGTGCATTTGTCTAATCGAAAGACTACTGCTTATATCTTTTTCCAGCTCTATGAGCCGGCTCATCTTTCTCGCACTTCCCGTGCTTCTTCTACCCGGacctctctcttccctAATGCCTCGCTGCACGGTCTTTCTTATCGAAGGTTGGTATACAGCCCTTCAGTTGCTATATAACCCCGTAGGATGAAGAGGCAAACCATATACCAGATCTGTGGAAATATCACCCATGGCACGACCTTTATGTCGCATTAATGTCCGCCGTGATGGCCATATTATGTAGCTGCTGCAGTTGTGTCCACCAGCGTATGCGCCTTAGCGATGGATGGACGTAGGGTAAAAATGTTGTTTGCTCATAGTTTCCCTCCTTTCCCTCTGTGAAACCACGACTGTTGTGCTTTAAACCATATTCACCCACATAAGACTACATCGTCCGGCTTGGATTCGGCTACTATTACTCCATGAGTCCTCGAGTCTTCTTGTTTTGCCCTGTCGAACGTTATCCCAAGTCGGTAGTCGGTCGACGTACGTATATAGCACCCTGACAACTCAACAGTTGTCGCTCGTTGACCTGATGACAACCATTACGTAAAGCACCTCCACCGTAGATCCTTGTCAGCCCTTGTCAGCGAGTACTGAACTTACAGCTGCAACACTCTTGCCCTTCCTCTCtcgttcttcctctctctgTCCCTCCTCGGCACCCCAACTACCTCCCCACCTTCCTCTCGCCTTCCCCTTTTATCCTTACGGAATGGTTTTTTCAACGCCCTGGCCAAATCCCACGAGCCATTTCCGCTGTCTGCTGACAAACAAGGTGAGGCCTTtttgcccttctttctttgCCCTCAATCCGGTTTGGATATTTATATTATTAACCGTAGGCCTGTGGAATTGGATATCACCCACAGTCCTAGATCGTTGCCACCCATGCCACCCACAACTACAAACAACAGTCCTCCACTATCGACCTTGACATTCTTCATAAAAAATGCCCATTGTCGCAGTTGTATTGCAGCGATTACAGCATTCCTTGCTCCATTTCCGGAAATACAGCAACTTTCCATATCTCTTCTCGATAGCAGGGCCACATTCTCGGTCGATACCACCCTTGCTTCCGTCCGCCGGCGGCAGTCTACGACTGTCGAAAGCATCGTAACAGAAGTGAAGAGGACGCTTCTAGACGGCGGGGGCTTCCTGTTGTTTGAAGGAGACAATGGAAGCCAGCAGGGTGATCGGCCGAGCTGGTTTCCAGAGGCGTATTGGGAGggaaaagagaagatgccgcgacaggaagagaagataCGGCAAGAGCATCTCAAGCATTGCACGGCATGCCGAGAAGCCACTATTGGTTCGACCGACATCACGAAAACAGCAGCTCCCTCTTCGTCGTCAGCTGGGTTAGTCCGAACTACCGTTTCAATCTCGGGCATGACTTGCGCGTCGTGCTCAACGGCGCTTATTAATGGCCTAACGACCATGGCAGGGGTGAAAGAGGTCAGCATCGACCTTCTTGGAAACAGTGGGACGGTGATACATAATGATACTTGTACCGTTCCGAGCCTGATTGCGACCATTGAGGATATCGGATACAGCGCCGAGGTCGCAACAACCGAGCTTCTCATCGCCTCTCCCTCAGATCAACACAAGCGCCCAGTGTCGATACACGTGGCTGGGATTTTCTGCCCTGCTTGTCCAGAGAAACTCAACGCCTACCTGAGcactcttcctctcatATCGTATACGCCTCTTTCTACATATACGCATACTACAACTGTCGTTTACAGTCCCGGTACCATGAATATTCGGAGAATCCTTGAGGGCTTGTCTCAAGTCTCTCCCGAGTATCATCCCAGTGTTATCAAGTCCCAAAGCTTGGCAGAGAAAGGCCGAAAGATTCAACAAAGGGAGGTCAGGGTCCTGCAATGGCATTTTGTCATCGCCTTCCTTTTCGCTATCCCAACCTTTATTATGTAAGAGTCTTCTTATTTTACGAGACGTGAGCTGATCTGAACAGTGGAATTCTGGGGATGGTTCTACTTCCACATCACAATGCCTTCAGACGGGACATCATGACTCCAGTTTGGGGTGCCGCAAACAAAGGCACCATAGCGCTCTGGCCGCTTGCTACGGTAGTTCAATTCGGTGCTGGATGGTAAGTCTTTCGACGTGGCTGTCTAGATTGACTAACTAAATAATACTCGCTCAGGCTGTTCTACGAGCGTGCTTTCAGCTCCATAAGGCCATTTATTCGCGGCTTATTCTCCTCCACTAGGCGACATGCGTCTCCGTCACGACTGACATGGCGGTCGTTATTGTCATTCGGTAGCATGGATCTTCTGGTCGTTTTGTCCACCACTACATCCTACTTCGCCTCGATCGCGATGCTCATCCTGGACGTCCGCTCGTCCCCAGATGTGGCAAGCGTTGGAACCTACTTTGATTCATGCGTCTTCCTGATTATGTTCATTCTGATGGGACGGTGTTTGGAGGCGTATGCCAAAAGCCGCACCACAGATGCTGTTTCTTTGCTCGGCTCATTACGACCCGAGACTGCTCTTTTGATCGACAATGTCCCATCCTTGCCTGCTTCCATTTCTGGGAGCGAGCAGAGAAATTCGAGGTCCCCGAAGACCGACATCGCAAAGACCGGCGCCCCATCCACCATCTCAGTACCAATCGATCATCTTGAAATTGGTGATCATATCGTCGTTCCGCCTGGTTCTCTCCCACCTACAGACGGTATCATCATTGCCGGCCATACAACGTTCGATGAGGCATCCCTGACTGGGGAAGCGAAACCTGTAGTGAAAGCACAAGGTGACGAAGTATTCACCGGAACGATCAACAAATCTGGAGCTATCACCATCCGTGTGACCTCTCTTGGACGTGAAACAATGCTCGAAAAGATCATCTCGGCTGTTTCGGATGCATCAGCTCGGAAAGCACCCATCGAGAAGCTGGCTGAACGGCTCACTGGCGTGTTCGTGCCAATCATTGTATATTTGTCGCTCTTCGTCGTCGCCATCTGGCTTTCACTCGCTCTCACTGGCAAACTAGAGAGCATTGAGCATGATAGGCCCGGAGGTAAGGTATTCTTTGCCCTCGAGTTTGCTATTGCTACTCTCGTTGTGGCATGTCCATGCGGCATAGGTTTGGCGGTTCCATGCGCTAACGCGGTCGGCAACGGGATTGCAGCCAAAGCTGGTATCTTGGCGGCTGGAGGCGGCGAGGCTTTCCTTGGGGCGACCCAGATAGGAATCATAGCTATCGACAAGACAGGCACTTTGACAGTCGGCAAGAGCCAAGTGCGAGACGAATCATGGTCAGAT
Protein-coding sequences here:
- a CDS encoding Maltose porter, putative (Similar to TIGR gene model, INSD accession AAW44159.1); protein product: MSLSNSNFAQQIKAETCNEKEVYNETIHVERADDEVKADMTQFKADAVEAESAEYSMTVLEAVKAYPMACFWAFVMSFTIIMESYDVFLIGNFVALPAFRDRFGIPDETGGYVIATKWQSALQMSGQLGALIGVFLAGPLTSRIGYRWATLVGLMLMNATIFVSFFANSLPLFFTGQLLEGIPWGIFIANAPAYCSEIVPMRLRAPATQVLQMFWAIGSIIVGAVTYKYNTRTDPSAYKIPLALQWMFPTPLAILMFLAPESPWWLVRKGRLDQAARSVERLGRKSRLNASETVAMIKRVVDLEMSTSAPSYVELFRKTDLRRTLIVCGIYAAQNLSGNLIANQAVYFFEQAGMTVDTAFALGLITSALQMIFVMGSWFLTTYFGRRTLYLWGTGVNTALLIALGVAASVGTSISASYAQASLGLVISVLFTFAAAPVSWVVIGETSAIRLRPLTTGIGRATYYIIEIPCIFLASYMLNPTGGNLGGKCGYVWGGTGLFCFVVAYFCLPEMKGRSYREIDILFKRRIPARKFATTEIGVEDDE
- a CDS encoding Isochorismatase family hydrolase, putative (Hypothetical Protein) → MPKTFRQHIGIAPSAASTVDSVLVIIDAQNEYADGLLKTAEIDSTRKNIKTLLDRYRKTSAPVIHVVHEVPAGAPLFTPGTPLADELEELRPVSDESVVVKHHPGSFTDTNLNNLIEKTGRKKLVLVGYMAHVCVSTTARQAAEKGYDVILPREAIGDRDIPGAEASVLVDIVLSELADAFGTVVSVSDIN
- a CDS encoding Copper-exporting ATPase, putative (Similar to TIGR gene model, INSD accession AAW47086.1), translated to MPPTTTNNSPPLSTLTFFIKNAHCRSCIAAITAFLAPFPEIQQLSISLLDSRATFSVDTTLASVRRRQSTTVESIVTEVKRTLLDGGGFLLFEGDNGSQQGDRPSWFPEAYWEGKEKMPRQEEKIRQEHLKHCTACREATIGSTDITKTAAPSSSSAGLVRTTVSISGMTCASCSTALINGLTTMAGVKEVSIDLLGNSGTVIHNDTCTVPSLIATIEDIGYSAEVATTELLIASPSDQHKRPVSIHVAGIFCPACPEKLNAYLSTLPLISYTPLSTYTHTTTVVYSPGTMNIRRILEGLSQVSPEYHPSVIKSQSLAEKGRKIQQREVRVLQWHFVIAFLFAIPTFIIRDIMTPVWGAANKGTIALWPLATVVQFGAGWLFYERAFSSIRPFIRGLFSSTRRHASPSRLTWRSLLSFGSMDLLVVLSTTTSYFASIAMLILDVRSSPDVASVGTYFDSCVFLIMFILMGRCLEAYAKSRTTDAVSLLGSLRPETALLIDNVPSLPASISGSEQRNSRSPKTDIAKTGAPSTISVPIDHLEIGDHIVVPPGSLPPTDGIIIAGHTTFDEASLTGEAKPVVKAQGDEVFTGTINKSGAITIRVTSLGRETMLEKIISAVSDASARKAPIEKLAERLTGVFVPIIVYLSLFVVAIWLSLALTGKLESIEHDRPGGKVFFALEFAIATLVVACPCGIGLAVPCANAVGNGIAAKAGILAAGGGEAFLGATQIGIIAIDKTGTLTVGKSQVRDESWSDHVIDREILKQAIAAVEGQSTHPLALGLVEFLGSAKTIDIVNTEEIAGRGIRATLKTKNGTVDVPFDILIGSLPLMDDYDVEVSVTEREKILSWQRQAKSVVLVAVRFSGVRDYTASGMFSLSDPPRSDALRVISDIKKQGIDVEMVTGDNEITAQAVAMELNISPDCVHAGVGPEGKAEVIRQLQARMRKPHKNQIVRWWRELRSDKSKQREVVMFVGDGINDSVALAAADVSVAMGHGSQSTLASADFVLLNSTIGNLLGLMQISRKVYNRQRLNLLWAIIFNVVCLPFAAGLFYPAGGIKLSPVWSAALMACSSVSVVLSSLALKWGL